One window from the genome of Streptococcus halotolerans encodes:
- a CDS encoding restriction endonuclease subunit S has product MRRGLTYKPNDVSDNGIRVLRSSNINEDTFVIRDDDVFVNPTAVNITSVKEKDILITSANGSSRLVGKHALIQNVEQEMVHGGFMLIATAKNPYFVNTLMSSAWYDKFINSYVLGGNGAIGNLSKKDLEEQIVSVPSNPAEQTFIGTFFSTLDTLITLHQRE; this is encoded by the coding sequence ATAAGACGTGGCTTAACTTACAAGCCTAACGATGTTTCAGATAATGGCATTCGTGTTTTAAGGTCCTCAAACATAAATGAAGATACTTTTGTCATCAGAGATGATGATGTTTTCGTAAATCCAACAGCGGTTAATATTACTTCTGTCAAAGAAAAGGATATTTTAATTACTTCTGCAAATGGTTCTAGTCGTTTAGTTGGAAAACATGCACTAATACAAAATGTTGAGCAAGAAATGGTTCACGGTGGATTTATGCTAATTGCAACTGCAAAAAATCCCTACTTTGTGAATACTCTCATGAGTTCGGCTTGGTATGATAAATTTATAAATTCCTATGTTTTAGGTGGGAATGGTGCTATTGGCAATTTAAGCAAAAAAGATCTAGAAGAACAGATTGTTTCTGTTCCAAGCAACCCAGCCGAACAAACCTTCATCGGTACCTTCTTCTCCACCCTTGACACCCTCATCACCCTTCATCAGCGTGAGTAA
- a CDS encoding site-specific integrase, which yields MLNEITKNDLFHVYYKKWITIYKEGAIRNVTMAKYLMTHKWLVLLVPHLTIQELTRISYQQLLNDYAQEHERQTTMDFHHQLKGAILDAVDEGLIDRDPTRKAIIKGKTPREKKIKYLNQFELHTLLTNLHLGNQINWDWFILLVAKTGMRFSEALALTPKDFDFSHQMLSISKTWDYKGKGGFLPTKNRSSIRKIQIDWQTVIQFSELVKNLPENQPIFVPSSKKIYNSTVNGVLTRLCEKSNIPIISIHGLRHTHASLLLFGGVSIASVARRLGHASMTTTQKTYLHIIQELENQDIDLVMRSLSNLS from the coding sequence ATGCTGAATGAAATTACAAAAAATGATTTGTTTCATGTGTATTATAAGAAATGGATAACAATTTATAAAGAAGGAGCAATTCGAAATGTAACGATGGCAAAATATTTAATGACTCATAAATGGTTAGTCTTATTGGTTCCGCATTTAACCATCCAAGAATTAACACGAATATCCTACCAACAACTTCTTAATGATTATGCACAAGAGCATGAACGTCAAACTACTATGGATTTTCATCATCAACTAAAAGGGGCAATATTAGATGCCGTGGATGAAGGTCTCATCGATCGAGATCCAACCAGAAAAGCCATTATAAAAGGGAAAACACCACGTGAGAAAAAAATAAAATATTTAAATCAATTTGAACTGCATACATTACTTACGAATCTTCATTTAGGTAATCAAATAAATTGGGATTGGTTTATTCTACTTGTAGCAAAAACAGGTATGCGATTTTCAGAAGCACTTGCATTAACTCCCAAAGATTTTGATTTCTCTCACCAAATGTTATCTATTTCAAAAACTTGGGATTATAAGGGAAAAGGGGGGTTTTTACCAACTAAAAATCGTTCCTCTATTCGAAAAATTCAGATTGATTGGCAGACTGTCATCCAGTTTTCTGAATTAGTCAAAAATCTGCCAGAAAACCAGCCCATTTTTGTGCCCTCTTCTAAGAAAATTTATAATTCTACTGTAAATGGTGTGCTGACACGATTATGCGAGAAATCAAATATCCCAATAATTTCTATACATGGACTACGTCATACGCATGCGTCCTTATTATTGTTCGGTGGAGTATCTATTGCAAGTGTCGCTAGGAGGCTTGGGCACGCAAGTATGACGACTACTCAAAAAACTTATCTACACATCATTCAAGAATTAGAAAATCAAGATATTGACTTGGTTATGCGGTCGCTATCAAACCTAAGTTAA
- a CDS encoding restriction endonuclease subunit S has product MERVSQTSGKAGLPRVEYEDIISGQGQLNKNIYLKSSNKKGILFEVGDILFGKLRPYLKNWLLADFRGIAVGDWWVLRSSKVSQQYIYTLIQTSKYQTVSNLSTGTKMPRSDWSQVSTADFFFPKFQEEQTTIGTFFSTLDSLITLHQREYQPNFIYGGKKC; this is encoded by the coding sequence GTGGAAAGAGTATCACAAACAAGTGGGAAAGCAGGGCTGCCACGTGTAGAGTATGAAGATATTATTTCTGGTCAAGGTCAATTGAATAAGAATATATATTTAAAGAGTAGTAATAAGAAAGGTATATTATTTGAGGTGGGGGATATATTATTTGGAAAGCTTCGTCCATATCTTAAAAACTGGCTTTTAGCAGATTTTAGAGGAATTGCTGTTGGTGACTGGTGGGTACTGCGATCTAGTAAAGTTAGTCAACAATATATTTATACTTTAATACAAACGTCGAAATATCAAACTGTATCTAACTTATCTACTGGTACGAAAATGCCACGTTCAGATTGGAGCCAAGTATCCACAGCAGATTTTTTCTTCCCAAAATTTCAAGAAGAGCAAACCACCATTGGCACTTTCTTCTCCACTCTTGACTCCCTCATCACCCTTCATCAGCGTGAGTATCAGCCTAATTTTATTTATGGAGGAAAAAAATGCTGA
- a CDS encoding type I restriction-modification system subunit M — translation MANANEITSKLWGMANKLRGTMDASEYKNYILPFMFYRYLSENQDDYLKTNHLEEFYEVTDAEEKEEYLEEISRGIGYAIDPDYIWEKMVSKIEHHKIKASDFQDMFDSFNMNAKRNPVAADDFANVFSDVNLGDTRLGSSTNERAKALNDIVLMIHEFDFKDESGKDILGDVYEYLIGQFAANAGKKGGEFYTPHEVSKILAKLVTMDAGQSDEQFHVYDPTMGSGSLLLTVQKELPHGSENGSVNFYGQERNTTTYNLARMNLMMHGVNYRNMTLKRADTLDADWPFAEKNGVQIPLKFDAVVANPPYSQKWDIKNIDREKDTRFKGFGVAPASKADYAFILHGLYHLEKTGTMAIVLPHGVLFRGASEGKIRKNIIHENLLDAVIGLPANLFYGTSIPTCVLVFKGREARGNKKDILFIDASREFEKGKNQNKLSSENIDKIIEIYRNREDVEKYAHVATLDEIKENDYNLNIPRYVDTFEEEELPPLSEVAQELQQVQAEIEQSSRELFKLLGSLKGTTDEAQEELTKFINLFGK, via the coding sequence ATGGCAAATGCGAATGAAATTACATCAAAATTATGGGGAATGGCCAATAAATTGCGTGGAACCATGGACGCAAGCGAATACAAGAACTATATTCTTCCCTTTATGTTCTATCGTTATCTATCAGAAAATCAAGACGACTATTTGAAGACAAATCATTTAGAAGAATTTTATGAAGTCACAGATGCCGAGGAAAAAGAAGAGTATCTTGAAGAAATCTCACGAGGCATTGGCTATGCCATCGATCCAGATTATATTTGGGAGAAAATGGTCTCAAAAATCGAACATCATAAAATCAAAGCTAGTGATTTTCAAGATATGTTTGATTCCTTCAATATGAACGCCAAGCGCAATCCAGTAGCAGCGGATGATTTTGCGAATGTTTTTTCAGATGTCAATCTAGGAGATACTCGTCTGGGGTCTTCTACAAATGAGCGTGCGAAAGCCCTAAACGACATTGTTTTGATGATTCATGAATTTGATTTTAAAGATGAGTCAGGAAAAGACATTCTAGGAGATGTCTATGAGTACTTGATTGGACAATTTGCTGCCAATGCTGGAAAAAAAGGGGGAGAGTTCTATACCCCTCATGAAGTCAGCAAAATTCTGGCAAAATTAGTCACCATGGATGCCGGACAATCAGACGAACAATTCCATGTCTATGACCCAACAATGGGATCTGGTTCGCTTCTTCTAACGGTTCAAAAAGAATTGCCACACGGAAGTGAGAATGGATCAGTCAATTTTTATGGACAGGAGCGAAACACGACAACCTATAATTTGGCGCGCATGAACTTGATGATGCACGGAGTCAATTACCGAAATATGACTCTCAAGCGTGCAGATACCTTAGATGCTGACTGGCCTTTTGCGGAAAAAAATGGCGTCCAAATCCCTTTGAAATTTGATGCAGTCGTGGCTAATCCTCCTTACTCTCAAAAATGGGATATTAAAAATATCGATCGTGAGAAGGATACACGCTTTAAAGGCTTTGGTGTAGCCCCAGCCTCAAAAGCAGACTATGCCTTTATCTTGCATGGTTTATATCACTTAGAAAAAACAGGGACAATGGCTATTGTTTTGCCACATGGGGTGCTGTTTCGTGGTGCATCAGAAGGGAAAATTCGTAAAAATATCATCCATGAAAATTTGCTGGATGCCGTGATTGGCTTACCAGCTAACCTCTTTTACGGAACCAGTATCCCAACCTGTGTCCTAGTCTTTAAAGGACGAGAAGCGCGTGGTAATAAGAAGGATATTCTGTTTATTGACGCGTCTAGAGAGTTTGAAAAAGGAAAAAATCAAAACAAGCTATCAAGCGAAAATATCGACAAGATAATTGAGATTTATCGCAACCGAGAAGATGTTGAAAAATATGCACATGTCGCAACGCTTGATGAAATCAAAGAAAATGATTATAACTTAAACATTCCGCGTTATGTTGATACCTTTGAAGAGGAGGAACTACCACCATTATCAGAAGTAGCGCAGGAGTTACAACAGGTACAAGCAGAAATCGAGCAATCTTCCCGTGAGTTATTCAAGCTCCTAGGCTCACTTAAGGGTACAACAGATGAAGCACAAGAAGAATTGACAAAATTTATCAATTTATTTGGGAAATAA
- a CDS encoding restriction endonuclease subunit S has protein sequence MEKHGNDVEMKNIQKESKMNEKINKEPLIRFKGFTSAWEQRKLGEIGETVSGIGFPEHEQGGKFGIPFYKVSDMNLNGNELVMQIANHYVTEEQIKNNKWKVIKTTPAIIFAKVGAALLLNRKRLVLNDFLIDNNTMAYILAKSWDTYFAKTIFETIHLPKFAQTGALPSLNSKAIEKIGLKIPSNPAEQTTIGTFFSTLDNLITLHQRECDRLGDIKRIFLQKMFPKNGEVTPEFRFDGFTDAWEQRKLGEVAELNPKSDVPSIFKYVDLESVIGTELVSYKEVIKELAPSRAQRVAKKGDVFYQTVRPYQKNNYLFNLNDDDFVFSTGYAQLRPKGNSYFLLSAVQLEKFVRIVLDNCTGTSYPAINSSDLKLIPIFYPALPEQTTIGTFFSTLDSLITLHQRKCELLKKLKKTLLKQMFI, from the coding sequence GTGGAAAAACATGGAAACGATGTTGAAATGAAAAATATACAAAAGGAGAGCAAGATGAATGAAAAAATAAACAAAGAACCTTTGATTCGTTTTAAAGGATTTACTTCCGCTTGGGAACAGCGGAAGTTGGGGGAGATAGGGGAAACTGTCTCAGGCATAGGCTTTCCTGAACATGAACAAGGCGGAAAATTTGGTATTCCTTTCTATAAAGTTTCAGATATGAATTTAAATGGAAATGAGTTAGTCATGCAAATAGCTAATCATTATGTTACGGAAGAACAGATTAAAAATAATAAGTGGAAGGTTATAAAAACTACACCTGCAATTATATTTGCCAAAGTAGGTGCGGCGTTATTGTTAAATCGCAAACGATTAGTTTTAAACGATTTTTTAATTGATAATAATACGATGGCTTACATATTGGCTAAATCTTGGGACACCTATTTTGCCAAAACTATTTTTGAAACTATTCACTTGCCTAAGTTTGCACAAACAGGAGCTTTACCATCTTTAAATAGTAAAGCTATTGAAAAAATTGGTTTAAAAATTCCAAGCAATCCAGCTGAACAAACCACCATCGGCACTTTCTTCTCCACCCTCGACAATCTCATCACCCTTCATCAGCGTGAGTGTGACCGTTTGGGTGATATAAAACGAATTTTCTTACAAAAGATGTTTCCTAAAAATGGTGAGGTAACGCCAGAGTTTCGTTTTGATGGATTTACGGACGCTTGGGAACAGCGGAAGTTGGGGGAGGTGGCGGAACTAAATCCCAAATCAGATGTACCAAGTATTTTTAAATATGTAGATTTGGAGTCTGTTATAGGAACAGAATTAGTTTCTTATAAGGAAGTAATAAAAGAATTGGCGCCTTCAAGAGCCCAACGAGTTGCTAAAAAAGGAGATGTTTTTTATCAAACTGTTCGTCCGTATCAAAAAAATAATTATTTATTTAACTTAAATGATGATGATTTTGTGTTTTCAACAGGTTATGCTCAATTGCGTCCGAAAGGCAATAGTTATTTTTTATTATCTGCAGTTCAGTTAGAAAAATTTGTAAGAATTGTTTTGGATAATTGTACTGGAACAAGCTATCCAGCGATAAATTCATCAGATTTAAAATTAATTCCCATTTTTTATCCTGCTCTTCCAGAACAAACCACCATTGGCACTTTCTTCTCCACTCTTGACTCCCTCATCACCCTTCATCAACGTAAGTGTGAATTGCTGAAAAAATTGAAAAAAACACTCTTAAAACAAATGTTTATTTAA